One Salvia splendens isolate huo1 chromosome 1, SspV2, whole genome shotgun sequence genomic window, ATAAGGGAAAGAGAGGGTACGATCTTTATGGACAAGTGATAACAATTGAGATTTAAGATTTCTGTAAGcgtaatataaattaattatcaaaatatgCGCTCTTAAGATAATAAAAGGAAATCCATAATATATCTTATTAAGAATAATACAATTCGAATTTCGTACTGCGTATTGATTTTATCGTTTAATATGATGGCTTTAATAATTTACTCCACATTAAATTCCATTACCCAAACCTTTATATTTGGAGAAAATTAGTACTTCCACATTTATAGCAGAAGCGGCCTCCATTAATCAGGAAATTTCCAATTTATTATCATTAAAACGAAGCTCATTTAAATGAGCATATATAGTACTAGCATTTCCCCCTTATATTAATGCATGAATTAAATCTTCCGTTCCGAAACAAGCTTTATTGTTTTGCTTCAAGACTTAAAGAGCAATATCTATATCATTCTGAAATCAAGAAACTGTAAAAGAAATAGTACGACTCTACGGAGCACTCACATAAACAATAGTCAAATACTAATCTCCATTTaagaaaatagtactccatactATCAAACTataattagtattaatttttttctagtATGTAATGGATCAAATATTTctattagtaatattttaattatttcgtCTTTCTATACCTTTTTACTTAAACAAGACAGTTACCCCATCTTCTTTCGGAATTATACGAATTACTACAACCATATAATTTGGTATGCTGAAAATGCCGTCCTTgcttatttataaaatattagtcAAATTAGcgtaatctctctctctctctctcacacacacacagttttatttataaatgtaTTCTAGGGAAGCCCATTTTTTGGTTTTCCGTGGGCAATTCTTCCCCATCAATGAAGTGAAGCAGAGTCCTCTTCTTGTAGTCTCCATTTCTATTTCACCTCTCCAAACCAAGCACACTCTTCATACTTGTCTCCTCATTCATTCTTACATGTAAGTTTATTTATGCCTATATATACAAATGTATGACTTATTTAATATTGCATGCAACTTGGTTCGTATTTTCTCTTCGTTTTACCGTTGCCTACGGTTACTGAAATGCTGTCTCCATTTCTCCTGCATCTTGAttctttttacattttaaactaTTCTGTAGTTGACATTTTTTCATCTATTTTCAGCCCTTATTTTGTCAATCACCAACTTGTTTTGTATTACACTGTTCACATTCATAAAGCCCCAGTTGCTTTATTCTATATATTTTCTTAAACTGATCTATCGaaaaatataacataataatattaTCGAAGAATATCTCCTCATTTCCTTTCACTTTTATACCAAATCTCTTGAACAGGATAAGTTTTGGGAACTAATCAATGAAGGAAGAAAACATGAATCTTCAGGTAAGCAATTATCGAATGAAGAAGAATTTTCACTTTATTGCAActgatatatatgtatatatatgctaTGATCGAATTTCCgatatactactatttttcccattttattttaagttgtcGTGGCCAAAAGTGGTGGTTAGAAAATGGTTGAACATACACAGCGGTAGAGATAAATATCACTCAGATTACAGAATAAacggtatattttaattttaatttttcgaatatatattttaattttaattctagaAATCAGCTCACTTTCAAAGGCGAAGGAAAAGTTGCTCCGACGATGGTCAATACGTCGTCGTACCTGAAGAATTATCAGGTAATTACTTTTAATTTCGTCAACGGATACTCGACTGTAAGAATGGATTAATGGTTAGCTATTGACTCTTTTAATTAGAAATTACTATTATGAATTTACTATTAGTGGTAATTAAACGGTGCAACTAATCCCCATTGTAATTTTAATATCTTAAATAGAAGAGTGGTTTGTGGAAAAGAATACTAGCAAAACTGAACGGCCGGGATTCAATCAGATGCCACCGCCACCAATTCCGAACTCCAACCTCCGGtaagaaattaaaaagaatattcCATGTATGATATACATCTATCTATCAAGGCTGACACTAGCCTGATAATTCatcttaaaatgaaaaaaaataatttatcagAAACAAAATTCAATACTCCACCACATTATTAATATGATATTCAATTTGATACAAAATCATTATTAATGTAGACCACattactttttcatttttagattttattattatggatgAGATTGAGTACTACTCCTATTATATTAGGAGTATGATATTCAATGTgatattttaataagaaattatCATTTAATTACATCTCTATCAATATGTATGATATTCCGTATTCACCGCTGGAGGTTAAATTTGGTGTCCGATCAAGTTTTATAGTACTTtgttaaataaattatataaacaAATGCCACATCTATCTATAGATAAAATCTTACTCCATGTGAGAACATCCTCAAATGAGGGAGATGAGGACTCATGTACACCGCATCCAATTCAAATTTGTTAATCTTCAAttatggagtaatttatttAGTTATGCATGACATTATTCATCGTTGTGGGTTATGTCAAAAACAAAATGCTTATATCCTAGCTAGCTAGTTGTACACTTGGTAGTAATGATTTGCCCTACCGTTTTCCATGTTTAGTTACAACTTACAACTCACTTGATATTATTaaaacttatactccctccctctgtcccaaaaaaaatagtctcatttgtgaaCTGCACAAATTCCAATGAGAAATTTGGCAAattaaaagaaggaaaaaaagtagataaagtaagagatagatgAATAAAAGGTAAGAGAGCCTTTTCATttatagaaatgagactattttttatggacatcccaaaatgacaaaataagactatttttcgtggctGAAGGAATGGAGTAGTATGATCGAGCATCTGATTTGATTGGCATATTAAATGCCATTCTTCTTTTGGTGGATTAATTAATGATTTCCTTTAATCCTATATCAATATGTTTCCAACTTTACGCATGTTCtgttatttgaaatttgaatagaTTGGAATATGAACATTAAAAGTGGTTTGATTTTGTAGATATAGTATGTTCGTGGGAACGTGGAATGTAGGAGGAAAATCACCAGACGACCAACCTAATCTAAAAGATTGGTTAAGAACTAAAGAACCTGCTGACATTTATGTCCGTGGGTAAGATCAGAATCATATACGTACATTCCTAAGTCGAATTTGCTTGAAAAATTATTTGATTAGAGACGTACAATAAtatgaatatatttatttatacacATGATTTAAGTTGATAATCTATATCTATtatttactactagtatttagtaTTTATACGTATGATTTAAGTTGATAATCTATAGTTCTTAGGATATACGGAGTATAAGtatatgatttgatttgattcttTTTCTTAGGGATATTgatatcatggaactttcaaaaagtagggtttttcccacaaactttgaaattgacaaataatatcatgaactttaccccaagtttgttattttccaccaGTGAAAAAATTCCGactatattaatagattgacGAACAAATTTGGATGGTGttcttcaagaaaaactattctcagagattgaaaattttgaaactcTCAAAGTTGTTGTcgaaaaattatgaaaaatatccgtatcatgatattatttgccggaatttttttattggtgggaaataacaaactcggggtaaagttcgtgatattatttgccaatttcaaagttcgtaggaaaaaacccaactttttaaaagttctataatattaggtgtcaatatccatttttcttattatagAATATCTATTTGTAGGTCGTCTAATACGTGTTAATTTCTAATTAACACTATCTATGGTTcttaggatttaatttgatttgatttgatttattttcttattatagGATATCTATTTGTAGGTCAATACGTgttaatttgtaattaatactATCATATTACAtgaatactaatactaatatattgttatgattaattataagaaataaaacaacttatatataaaatttgaattttcatatGTTGAATTAATCTTAAAACAATGCAATTCTTTaagttgttattattattacgGATAGAAATCCATAGGTTCCGTCTtaaaatcaattggtgatagAAGGAGTGACTCATTAGAATTATATAGTGGTTTCACGTCTATGTGAATACCGATGTGAGATAgttgtaatatattattttagtttcaactgccaacaccctccctcaaacccttcaaggtgaaccttggaggggtttgacttttttctgatcgattggactatttgtccaatttttttctgatcggttggaccactggcccaaattttaagcccagatatactgtttggtcagtcattttttcggtttcagtccAAATATACTGCTGgatcagttaaatttgacccacaatcggcgacccgctctgataccatgatagaaacccatggatttctatcaattACAACATGTGAGTTTTCTAGCGAAATGTCCAAGATATATACTAAaacaatagtattttttttgttaccaATTATACTAGGAAATGTATATAGATTTGTAGCAAAAATTTGAAATGATGAGTTGTGATTTCAGGTTCCAGGAGACTGTACCTCTGAATGCAGGCAATGTAGTCGGAGCAGAAGACTGTGGGCCGGCGGCAAGGTGGCTATCATTGATCCGGAAAGCTCTTAATGAATCCCAATATGGCCTCTCCCGACGCAGGAAACCTGCAAGCTGGTGATATGGTGGAGCAAGTCGCCGCGGACCCACACGCACAGGAAGATCCCGACCATCTGCTTGCTGGCTGCCAAACAGTAGTGCCTTTGTTGTTTCCTCCAACAACAATTTGATACTAAATCCTCATCATCGGAGAATCTCAATCTTGGTTACCTTGTTTAGTTTGATGTGATAAGTTAAGAGATTGCGCGcattttataaatatgtttGGAGTTTATAAACACGTTTTTCTTACGCAAGTCAATTCATAAGTTCGACATGAATTGAACTAAATTTTGGTTTACGCAAGTCAATTCATAAGTTGAACTAAATTTGAGTTGTGCACGCCCAATTTGATCAAAGGTGAATTTAAACACAAAGGCTTCACTAAGAAGAGATTGTGCAAAAACTGTGTATCAAATCTGTGAATGTAAATATTGTATTTGCATTGAGAATATTTATCACACACTTCACAATATATATAAGGATTTTCTAAACTAAATAAGGAAAGAGATAAATCAAGGATTGATACAATCCCTTGATAGAAGGCTATTAATAATACAATTAGAGACTTAAATCATTGCATTATTTTATGCTATCATCCCCCCTCAAGCAAGACGTCGGATGAGGTCCAACGTGTAGCTTGTCtctgaaaaattcaaacaaagGGCGATGGAGAGCTTTCGTGAAAATGTCTACAACCTGTAAGTCTGATGATACGAATTGAGTCTCTAGCTGACCATTGGAAACAAGCTCCCTAACAAAGTGGAAGTCAATATCAATGTGCTTAGCACGTTTATGAGAACTCAGATTCTGACTGAGAAAGATAGCACTATTGTTATCTGAATAAAGAGTCGGGCAAGAAGACAGCTGGACTTGAAGCTCACGAAGAAGTTGGAGCACACACACCATTTCAGAAGTTGTATTTGCAAGAGCTCAATACTCGGATTCACAGCTAGAGCGAGAGACCGTGGGTTGTTTCTTGGCACTCCAAGATACTAGATTATCGCCAAGGAAAATAGAATAGCCATAAGTAGATCGTCTAGTTTCAACACAACGAGCCCAGTCGGTATCAGAATATGCAACAAGAGAAAACAAAGAGCTGCGTGTAAAACTTAAGCCAAAAGCTGGAGTGTTTTTTACATAGCGAAGAATTCGTTTTACCGCTTGAAAATGAGCAGTGGTAGTGATAAGGGTCTTCAAATGACAAATCAGGACGTGTAATTGTCAGGTACTATAGCGATCCAACTAATGACCGATATAAAGTAGGATCCTCAAATGGCTGGCCGTACGTTGAAAGTTGGCAACCTGCAACCAAGGGTGTAGAGACAGGTTTTGACTCTTCAAGAGATGCTCGTTGAAGGATATCACGAGCATATTTAGCCTGATTCAAGAAAATGCCAGAAGAAGTATAAGTGACTTCAAGACCCAAAAAAATAACCAAGTTTTCCAAGGTCAGTGATGGCAAATTCTTGATGATGGCGAGAGATGAAAGATTTCAAGTCATCGTAAGAATTTCCTGTCAGAattatatcatcaacatataccAAGAGATATATAGTGGAAGAGCCACGATTATAGATTAACAGTTAGGGATCAGAATGACTACAGAAAAATCCAACGTGTACGAGAAAATCACTGGGTCGTTGATACCACGCAAGAGGAGCTTGCTTTAGGCCATATATCGCCTTTTTAAGACGGCATACATGATTTGGAAATTGAGGATCAATAAAGCCAgggggttgttccatatatactGGCTTGGATAGAACGTCATTCAGGAAGGCATTTTGGACATCCAACTGATGTAGAGGCCAATTATTGGAAACAACAATGGGATAACACGACTCGAATTGTAGAAGCTCGAACAACTGGACTGAAAGTATGGCAGTAATCAAAACCCGAAAGTTGTGTGAAGCCTTGTGCAACAAGACGAGCTTTATAGCGATCAAGTGAGCCATCCGCCTTGAATTTCGTTCGAAAACCCCATTTGGATCCCACAACATTTACGTCTTTAGGACGAGGAATAAGATCCCAATAGTCCTTAAGAGCCATGGCAGAAAGTTCCTACTTTAGTGCATCAACCCATTCTGGTCTTTTTAAGGCAGACTTGATTCCACGAGGTGTAATCACAGTAATGAGAGCCTGAAATAAACGAGTACATGCATAATTTGGTATGTACTTTGGCTTGACGATACCTGCCCGTGATCGAGTTTGCATAGGATAAGTAGAAGATACTCTTGGCAGATGAACAATTGGATTAAtctcaattggtggaggaacaGGTGGATTCATCTCAATTTGTGCAGCGGGCTCAATGATAGGATCGAGAGACGACTGATTAACATGTTGATCGTTGATATCGGGCTCTTCTTGGTTGGGCTGTGACTGTGTCTCGTGTGGAATAGCAGGCAGCTCATGAGTGTTGATAGTAGGCTCATCTTGGTTGGTGTGTGACTGTAATTCAGAAAGTAGAGGCGGCTCATCACATAGATTGCAAGAACTTGGTTGAGGAGCCGAATCAGGATTTACATTTGGGAGCTGCAATTTCAATGGACCATCCAATCACATTGGTTCAGTAAATTCCGAGATAGGAAGAAGTTGAGAATTGTGCCTGTCAGGAGACTTAGAGAATGGAAAAGATGACTCATCAAATTTGATCGTAGCAACGAAACCCTTTGTGCGAGCTACTGTAACCCAAAAAAATGCAAGCTCTACTCTGTGGCTCAAACTTATTTGTAGTGTAGTCTCTCATACACGGATAAACCCTACAACTAAACAGATGAAAGTATGCAAAGTTTGGAACAGTTGAGAATAATAACTCAAAGGGTGATTTTCCATCTAACACCTTGGAGGGCAAACGATTTATAACATATACGGCAGTACTAAAAGCTTCCATCCAAAATTTCATAGGAGTACAGGAATGAAATAACATAGTAAGACATGTTTCAGTAACATGCCTATGTTTACGTTCCACTCGTCCATTCTGAGCAGGCATATATGGAGATGAAAATATATGGTGTATGCCCAACTCCCGGAATAACATCTGCACCTTTTTATTGGTAAACTCTGAGCCTCCATCACTGTGAAAAGTATTAATACGACTAGACAACTGATTTTCAACAAAAACCTTAAACTGAAGCAGCACTTCATAGAAATCAGATTTTTGTCTCAATGGATATAGCCATGTAAAACTAGAataatcatccacaaaaataaCATAATAGCGAAAATCAGATTCAGAGTTAACCGGCGTAGGGCCCATAAATCACAATGCACAATGTCTAAAATAGAAGACGATCGTTTTTCATCACGAACAAAAGGTAATCGATGACTTTTAGCTTTCTCACAAGCGTCACAAATCATCGGTTTGGGTAACAAAGCAGTAACAGATATGCTCCCAATTTtatgtaaaaaagaaattacatcAAATGCAACATGACCAAGCCGAGAGTGCCACAGTTCAAAAGTTGCTTTAGGCGTACGAGCTGCATCCAGAGCTGACTTAGTATCATCCAACACGTACAGACCATCCCTACGACTGCATTGAGCCAGAATGTGTTGATTTTCCCGATGCTGAATTTTGAAGTAATTATCAGTAAAAACCACATCAATAGGTAAATCAGTAGTTAATTTGCTCACTGAAAGTAAGTTTTTAGTGAGTCCGGGAACAACTAATACCTCAGACAGATGAATAGTGTTATTCAAATAACAAGTGCCAATTTGAGAGATAGGTAATAAGGCACCATTACCGACTACAACTGAATCTAAACCTGTGTATGACGTAGATGAGTGGAGTTGTGCCGGAGTAGGAGTCATGTGCGCGGATGCACCCGTGTCTAAGTACCAGTCAGAGATGGGAGGATCAGAGGCAATACTCGATGCGGAGAAAGCCTCAGCAATGTTGGCCACATGTGTGGTAGTAGCAATCTCACGATTGAATCGATCGGGACAAACGTTGGCATAATGGCCGCTTGTCCTGCATATTTGACAGTGAGGCTAGCGCTTTTGGCTAAAACCACCACGACCACTCTTTTTCGGACCAGAACCGCGACCACGAGACATTTGGTTATTAGAAGACCGAGAGTATGTGTGTGCGGTGAAAGCAGCTGGGGACGACATGTTTGGTTCAAGTGTTTGTTGAAACATGTCCCACGCTTCAGCATTGTTGAGAAGATCATAAAAGGATGGTAATGGGGACATAGCCATTTGAGTTGCTGAGAAGCTGGAGAAGTCAGAGCCAAGTCCTTTCATAAATAGATGGATTTTGTCTGTTTCATCAATGGATCGCCCAATTGCAGATAATTGATTGCAAACGAGTTTGAAATCTCGTCCAAATTCAGAGACCGAGCGACCTCCTTTCTTGATGGACTGAAGTTTTCCTTTTAGACGGAGTTCTCGAGCCTTAGATTGATGACTAAAAGTGTGCTCTAGTGCGAGCCAAACAGCGCGAGCAGTGGTGCAGCCGACCACCACGGACATTGCTTCCTCGGACAAGGAAGAGAATATGAGATTGACAAGTCTCTGATCATCAACACGCCAAGATAGGTATGCTGGATTTGGTGTTGAGTTTCCGTCAACGACCACGTCAGTCGGTGGTGCTGGACGTGATCCATCAACTAGGCTAATAAGCCCTTGACCAATGAGAAGTGGGTAGATTTGTCTTCTCCACAACAAGTAGTTTGTTGATGATAATTTAATAGTGAGCATATGGGTCAAAGTACCATATGGCAATGTATCAGAAGAAGAGGGGTTTGAAAGAAGCAGCCATGGCTTAAGGCCTATGAATTGAGGGAGAGCAGCAGAGATGTAGAACGAGAAGAGAATTGGGTTTCAGTATCCTAGGCTGATACCATGTGAATGTAAATATTGTATTTGCATTGAGAATATTCATCACACACttcataatatattatatacaaGGATTTTCTAAACTAAACAAGGAAAGAGATAAATCAAGGATTGATACAGTCCTTTGATAGAAAGCTATTAATAATACAATTAGAGACTTAAATTATTGCATTATTTTATgctatcaaaatcaaatcagggCATGTTGTTAAAAAAAGCTTACTATAAACCAGAACAAATAAATTGGGCCCAAGACATTTAAGATAACACCAAAGCCCATCTCAATGAAAGCTTATTGTTAAATTATTTGCTATTGGATATACAAGAAAAAACTTTTACACTAATCTCTCGTGGCTTTCATCATTGTTAACAACCACCTCCAGTTTTGATGCATCACTCTGCTTTATCGGAATGTCTTGTATTTCCATAGAGGGGGAATTGTAGTCTTTTTGTTTGCCCCATACCACAAAGTAAAGCCCAAGCACAATCACACCTGCACCAACAACCCTGCATTCATCTTAATTATTAGTAACAAAAATCCTATAAATAATATGGTGAATAATAGTGAAGATTACTACATACCTTCCTAAGTACATTTTCTCAGAgagaatgaacgagctcaagaaAGCAACGATGATCATGCTCAGAGGACTAAATGCAGTGACAAAAACAGGGCCTCTTTTTTTCATCACAACTCCTTGCACGTAGTAAGCAATGCCCGAACAGAATATGCCCTGCAATCCATGTatgcatattttatatatatttgtattagcaagtaaaattatgaaattattaactTACACTGTAAATAGCTGCAAGAAAGCTAGTGTTCCATTTGATGGCCCAAGCCGCAGCATTTCCTTTCTCCACCACTAATGCCACTGCTGCCCCTTCTACGGTTCCTAACAAGCATATCCATGCAGTTAAGGAGAGTTCCGCAGGATACGTACGCAACGTCACAGCCTACAAACAAAATGTTggcaaaaattaacaaaaataactataacaatatttctataaatagagactatatgattaattaattacctGCAAGATCATGAAAGTGGCCCAGCTAAAGCATCCAATAGTGATCATGAGGGCACCCTTGATTGTGCTTTGAAGAGAAATTTGAGGTTGTTGATGAAGGTCACTAGTGGGTCCTGATCTGGTCCATGGAAGGTCGAGATTAGGGCCAGTTACCAATGTCATGATCATGGCTCCTGCAATTGTAGCTAGTGTGCCCAATATCTTTGCTTGGCTGCGGATGCTCATCAACTTTACCTTCTCAATCCTTAATTCATGCAACAAATTACCAATAATTATTCAACACTCAATTTATtatgtaaattaaaatttatatctaATCATGGAGCACCTGAAACACCATGCCATCACGAATGTAATTGCCGGAAGAACGTTTGCCATTGCAGCTGCAAAAGTCGCTGTTGTGTACTTCATCCCCAAGAAGTAGAGATTTTGGTCTATAACTGGCCTTTAATAAATATTGAACATACATTTATAAGTTTCTTTTCACTTTATAATCCTAACACAAGGAAATAgtattagaattttttttaaaaaaaaatcaagagtATTCTTTGAATAAATAACGATTTTGCGTGGTAGTCACTTAACttgtgatgaatccgcgaatttctgatgtttgtaaatgctggtagaagataaagactacgacacaaagaatttacgtggttcgatttactgaagtaaatctacgtccacgggaagaagggagggcaagattgtattgcttgatc contains:
- the LOC121748588 gene encoding WAT1-related protein At2g37460-like, yielding MKIRRESLQVVFGKAKPFLAVVFLQAGLAGMDIISKAALNEGMSNYVLVVYRHAVATLVIAPFAFILDKKIRPRMTTATFLKIMLMSILEPVIDQNLYFLGMKYTTATFAAAMANVLPAITFVMAWCFRIEKVKLMSIRSQAKILGTLATIAGAMIMTLVTGPNLDLPWTRSGPTSDLHQQPQISLQSTIKGALMITIGCFSWATFMILQAVTLRTYPAELSLTAWICLLGTVEGAAVALVVEKGNAAAWAIKWNTSFLAAIYSGIFCSGIAYYVQGVVMKKRGPVFVTAFSPLSMIIVAFLSSFILSEKMYLGRVVGAGVIVLGLYFVVWGKQKDYNSPSMEIQDIPIKQSDASKLEVVVNNDESHERLV
- the LOC121805231 gene encoding type I inositol polyphosphate 5-phosphatase 8-like, with translation MKEENMNLQKSAHFQRRRKSCSDDGQYVVVPEELSEEWFVEKNTSKTERPGFNQMPPPPIPNSNLRYSMFVGTWNVGGKSPDDQPNLKDWLRTKEPADIYVRGFQETVPLNAGNVVGAEDCGPAARWLSLIRKALNESQYGLSRRRKPASW